One window from the genome of Bacillus weihaiensis encodes:
- a CDS encoding GrpB family protein → MKIDLFSYHNDWPHEFLREATVLKEKLYHISPVIEHIGSTSVKDLAAKPIIDIMIGVKNEEELDQVVDNLMGRDYIYLSIYNKQLPFRRFFIGIKEGVSSTIPNELHEDNFFEIPHTNRHSHIHVVPTSSNWWEDHLLFRDFLRVSEHDRKNYELLKRRLASNNWENMNEYAQAKGEFIHSILEKARKR, encoded by the coding sequence ATGAAGATAGATCTTTTCTCATATCATAACGATTGGCCACACGAATTTCTAAGAGAAGCTACAGTTTTAAAAGAAAAGCTTTATCATATATCTCCAGTTATCGAGCATATTGGAAGTACCTCTGTCAAAGACCTAGCAGCAAAGCCGATTATTGATATTATGATAGGAGTAAAAAATGAAGAAGAGTTAGATCAGGTAGTTGATAATCTGATGGGAAGAGACTATATTTATCTCTCAATTTATAATAAACAGCTTCCTTTTCGTCGTTTTTTTATCGGAATAAAAGAAGGAGTATCCTCAACTATTCCTAATGAGCTACATGAAGATAACTTTTTTGAAATCCCTCATACTAATAGGCATTCACATATTCATGTTGTGCCTACGAGTAGTAACTGGTGGGAAGATCACCTACTATTTAGAGATTTTCTTCGAGTATCAGAACATGATCGAAAGAATTATGAGCTGCTTAAACGAAGGCTAGCTTCAAATAATTGGGAAAATATGAATGAATATGCTCAAGCTAAGGGGGAATTTATTCATAGCATACTAGAAAAAGCCAGGAAGAGATAA
- the mscL gene encoding large-conductance mechanosensitive channel protein MscL, with the protein MLKHFFEFAIRGNAIDLAVGVIIGTAFGKIVTSLVDDLVMPLIGILLGGVDLTYYSITVGNSSIQYGAFFQTVIDFLIITFSIFFFIQLFYKIRKMEEKNPVGQTKTNTELLLEEIRDLLKEKNEK; encoded by the coding sequence ATGTTAAAACATTTCTTTGAATTTGCAATCAGAGGTAATGCCATTGATCTTGCAGTAGGTGTTATCATTGGAACTGCTTTTGGAAAAATCGTGACTTCTCTAGTAGATGATTTAGTCATGCCACTTATCGGAATTTTACTAGGGGGAGTTGATTTAACCTATTATTCAATCACAGTAGGTAATTCCTCTATTCAATACGGTGCTTTTTTCCAAACAGTTATCGATTTTTTAATTATCACATTTAGTATATTTTTCTTTATACAACTATTTTATAAAATCAGAAAAATGGAGGAAAAGAACCCAGTGGGTCAGACAAAAACTAATACCGAGCTTTTACTCGAAGAAATTAGAGACCTTCTGAAAGAAAAGAATGAAAAATGA
- a CDS encoding methyl-accepting chemotaxis protein — MQMVKNLRIVVNNIRHSSDSVSASAEELIASSDQTTEGTRQVSEGIQQVASGAENQTTKIEENKQALEEVLQGIVSISSTSSNVADLAQESVNEAAEGGKIVQSNLQQMKFIHSSVVETNKVIQSLSHRSTEIGHILDAISQIADQTNLLALNAAIEAARAGEHGKGFAVVADEVRKLAEQSQRSAGQIAEMISSVQLDTKKSVDLMNDVSHNAEAGLQISQETSEKFDTILRRMNDMTPQVEEVSATVQQMSAAVQEVSASANDLAEIARESAATSEEVAATTEEQLASMEEITASAKMLTTMAEELQELIKQFKV; from the coding sequence ATGCAAATGGTTAAGAATTTACGAATTGTCGTTAATAATATTCGACATTCTTCAGATAGTGTAAGTGCATCTGCAGAAGAATTAATTGCAAGCTCAGATCAGACAACCGAGGGCACTAGACAAGTATCAGAAGGAATCCAACAAGTTGCAAGTGGTGCTGAAAATCAAACGACAAAAATTGAAGAAAATAAACAAGCGTTGGAAGAGGTATTACAAGGAATTGTAAGTATTTCCTCGACTTCATCTAATGTAGCAGATTTAGCGCAAGAGAGTGTAAATGAAGCAGCAGAAGGTGGAAAAATTGTACAGAGTAACTTGCAGCAAATGAAATTTATCCATTCTTCCGTTGTTGAGACGAATAAGGTCATTCAGTCCCTCTCACATCGATCAACAGAGATCGGGCATATACTAGATGCGATCTCGCAAATTGCAGATCAAACGAATCTGTTAGCATTAAATGCAGCAATTGAAGCTGCAAGAGCAGGTGAACATGGAAAAGGTTTTGCTGTTGTTGCAGATGAAGTAAGAAAACTTGCAGAGCAATCTCAGAGATCTGCTGGGCAAATCGCAGAAATGATTTCTTCTGTACAACTAGATACAAAGAAATCAGTAGATTTAATGAATGATGTCTCCCACAATGCAGAAGCAGGACTTCAAATTTCACAAGAAACATCTGAAAAATTCGATACAATTCTTCGAAGAATGAATGACATGACGCCACAGGTTGAAGAAGTATCAGCCACTGTTCAGCAAATGTCTGCTGCGGTTCAAGAGGTAAGTGCATCAGCTAATGATCTTGCAGAAATAGCTAGAGAAAGTGCTGCTACATCTGAGGAAGTGGCAGCAACGACAGAAGAACAGCTTGCTTCTATGGAAGAAATTACTGCATCAGCCAAAATGTTAACTACTATGGCAGAGGAACTGCAAGAGCTTATCAAACAATTTAAAGTTTAA
- a CDS encoding exonuclease domain-containing protein, whose product MTFDPLFFMKGKFSANQRGQSQQQVAYLRQLQREMRVEETLHVPLTELNVVVFDIETTGFYPDQGDQIISIGAIKVKGDTIKEEESFYSLVKSEKKISKEIEELTGITNEEMNEAPPLSEVLFQFFQYVQDLTLVAHHANHEKNFLQHASWKLYRSSFKHRLVDMSFLYRIAEPELNLITLDECCNYNGIPIYGRHHALYDAKLTANLWSIYVEKLARKNCLSLKDMYEGITKG is encoded by the coding sequence ATGACATTCGATCCATTGTTTTTTATGAAAGGGAAATTTAGTGCAAATCAACGAGGTCAAAGCCAACAACAGGTAGCGTATCTCCGTCAGCTCCAAAGAGAGATGCGGGTCGAAGAAACATTGCATGTTCCACTCACTGAGTTAAATGTCGTCGTATTTGATATTGAAACAACAGGCTTTTATCCTGATCAAGGGGACCAAATTATCTCAATTGGTGCAATTAAAGTAAAAGGAGATACGATAAAAGAGGAAGAAAGCTTTTATTCTCTTGTTAAATCAGAGAAGAAAATATCAAAGGAAATTGAAGAGTTAACAGGCATAACAAATGAAGAGATGAATGAAGCACCACCTCTTTCAGAAGTATTGTTTCAGTTTTTTCAATATGTTCAAGATCTTACTCTTGTTGCTCATCATGCAAACCATGAAAAAAACTTCTTACAGCATGCTTCCTGGAAGCTTTATAGAAGTTCATTTAAACATCGGTTAGTAGATATGTCCTTTCTGTATCGTATAGCGGAACCAGAATTGAACTTAATTACCTTAGATGAATGTTGCAACTATAATGGTATTCCTATCTATGGAAGGCATCACGCTTTATACGATGCAAAGCTTACTGCAAATTTATGGAGTATCTATGTGGAAAAATTAGCTAGGAAGAATTGTCTTTCGTTAAAAGATATGTATGAGGGGATAACGAAGGGATAA
- a CDS encoding DUF294 nucleotidyltransferase-like domain-containing protein, giving the protein MQPQFDSYESIREFRVDNINRYKLHPHTLNEFHDQLMRSASELALLHVQKEYGEPPCRYTWFVMGSGGRNEQGLISDQDHGLVYEEHSERAARFFSKLGDELSKGLHEIGYPYCEGKIMSSNSMWCKSLRDWDAQLYSWMDDKSWESIRYLQIFYDGRALIGDPSFIIQLKKLIIDYQSREKHLLQRFLDNIQHIKPSVGPLGQIYVESQGPYEGCIDWKKAAFLPYVNAIRLLSIKEGLYQTGTLERMDELIAKNEGYQELKHYRENFILLLEYRTSLYTKADSYDDVHYLNIKELSREQKRQVKYLLKDGKKIHQLVQGIINKGCIS; this is encoded by the coding sequence ATGCAACCACAGTTTGATTCCTATGAATCGATAAGGGAATTTCGAGTAGATAATATCAATCGTTATAAACTACATCCTCATACATTAAATGAGTTTCACGATCAATTAATGAGAAGTGCTAGTGAGCTAGCACTTCTTCACGTTCAAAAAGAATACGGGGAGCCTCCATGTCGATATACTTGGTTTGTGATGGGCAGTGGGGGAAGAAATGAACAAGGACTTATTAGTGATCAAGATCATGGACTTGTTTATGAGGAACATTCTGAGCGAGCAGCTAGATTCTTTAGTAAATTAGGCGATGAACTTTCAAAAGGGCTTCATGAAATTGGATATCCATATTGTGAAGGGAAGATCATGAGCTCTAATTCAATGTGGTGTAAGTCTCTACGAGATTGGGATGCTCAACTTTATTCATGGATGGATGATAAAAGCTGGGAATCTATTAGGTATCTCCAAATTTTTTATGACGGGAGAGCTTTGATTGGTGATCCTTCATTTATTATTCAGTTAAAGAAGCTTATTATTGACTACCAATCGAGAGAGAAACATTTACTCCAGCGATTTTTAGATAATATTCAACACATTAAACCTTCAGTTGGACCTTTAGGACAAATTTACGTAGAATCACAAGGACCTTATGAAGGGTGTATCGACTGGAAAAAAGCGGCGTTTTTACCGTACGTAAATGCAATAAGATTATTATCTATAAAAGAGGGGCTATATCAGACCGGAACATTAGAACGTATGGACGAACTTATTGCAAAGAATGAAGGATACCAGGAACTGAAACATTATAGAGAAAACTTTATCCTACTACTTGAATATCGTACTTCCTTATACACGAAGGCAGATTCCTATGATGATGTTCATTACTTGAACATAAAAGAATTAAGTCGAGAACAAAAAAGACAAGTAAAATATCTTTTAAAAGACGGGAAAAAAATTCATCAGCTTGTACAAGGGATAATAAATAAAGGGTGTATATCATGA
- a CDS encoding ammonium transporter codes for MDSMFLMNSLWVMLSAILVIFMLGGFILLEAGSTRMKNAGHIAGKTIFTVGLASLVYWAVGYAFTFGGNGNFFVGLTDFFYSGEQAEGMGLSTAVFFVFQCAFACISITIALGGFAERAKLSVYLVFTLLFSALIYPVIAHWIWGGGWLAEHGKQDFAGSTVVHLTGAMAAFAATILLKPRIGKYNKDGSANNIQGHNQVFTALGVLILWVGWFGFNAGSTVAVDDGFFGFVALNTNLAAGAGAVAALIISWMVLGKSDVPTMLNGALAGLVAITASCAFVDTWAAVVIGFIAGILVFYSARFFEKRKIDDPIFALSVHGVAGVWGTLSTGFFATPELASVGKPGLFYGGGFDQLGVQFMGVAASGLYAFVVSFVILAIAKKVMNGLRVTEEEEVMGLDMSEHGSYGYPEVFSTQDQNVGS; via the coding sequence ATGGATTCTATGTTTTTGATGAACAGTCTTTGGGTTATGCTTAGTGCCATTTTAGTTATTTTTATGTTAGGTGGATTCATTTTACTTGAAGCGGGATCAACAAGAATGAAAAACGCAGGACATATCGCAGGTAAAACAATTTTCACAGTTGGTCTTGCATCACTCGTTTATTGGGCAGTAGGTTATGCATTTACATTTGGTGGGAATGGTAATTTCTTTGTAGGATTGACGGACTTTTTCTACTCAGGCGAGCAAGCAGAAGGTATGGGACTTTCAACAGCAGTATTCTTCGTTTTCCAATGTGCCTTTGCGTGTATCTCCATTACAATCGCATTAGGCGGATTTGCTGAACGTGCTAAATTATCAGTTTATCTAGTTTTTACGCTCTTATTCTCGGCACTTATTTATCCGGTTATCGCTCATTGGATCTGGGGAGGCGGCTGGTTAGCTGAGCATGGTAAACAAGACTTTGCGGGATCGACAGTTGTTCACTTAACAGGTGCTATGGCAGCTTTTGCAGCTACTATTCTATTAAAACCACGTATTGGTAAATATAATAAAGATGGCTCTGCAAATAATATTCAAGGTCATAACCAAGTTTTCACAGCATTAGGTGTTTTAATTCTTTGGGTAGGTTGGTTTGGATTTAATGCAGGAAGTACTGTAGCAGTAGATGATGGATTCTTTGGATTTGTTGCATTAAATACAAACCTTGCGGCTGGTGCCGGTGCAGTAGCAGCTCTAATTATTTCATGGATGGTATTAGGTAAATCAGACGTTCCAACTATGTTGAATGGAGCATTAGCAGGTCTTGTAGCGATTACGGCATCATGTGCTTTCGTTGATACTTGGGCGGCAGTTGTAATCGGGTTTATCGCAGGTATTCTTGTATTCTATAGTGCAAGATTCTTTGAAAAGAGAAAAATTGATGATCCAATCTTTGCTCTATCAGTTCATGGTGTTGCAGGGGTTTGGGGAACATTATCGACAGGATTTTTTGCTACACCAGAATTAGCTTCAGTTGGAAAACCAGGTTTATTCTATGGTGGTGGTTTTGATCAACTAGGCGTACAATTTATGGGGGTAGCAGCATCTGGACTTTATGCTTTCGTTGTATCGTTTGTTATTTTAGCCATTGCAAAGAAAGTAATGAATGGATTACGAGTAACAGAGGAAGAAGAAGTAATGGGATTAGATATGAGTGAACATGGAAGCTATGGTTATCCAGAAGTGTTCTCTACTCAAGATCAAAATGTTGGTTCTTAA
- a CDS encoding glycine betaine uptake BCCT transporter encodes MEKVSKVFWISLVLASIFVVWGVVAPTQLGEMMDATKAYFLSSFGWFYQLSATFFLIFAIFLIFSKYGKIKLGADDDKPEFKRSTWFAMLFSAGMGIGLLFFGVSEPVSHFASPPIGEGGTGEAAKTALRYTYLHWGFHAWAIYAVIALVLAYYKFRKKQPGLMSVTLTPLLGERSKGWIGTIIDVVAVFATIFGVAASLGLGAAQINSGLSYISGIPNNFTVQLIIISVVTLLFIISASTGVQKGIKYLSNANMVLAVLLLLIFLIIGPTRFVLDLFTTTLGGYIQNLPSMGLRLAPFNENDASWIQGWTIFYWAWWIAWAPFVGTFIARVSKGRTVREFMVAVLVIPTLVCAFWFAVFGGTGIYFEFFEGLNVSEQSLETVLFFVYKQLPFTGLLIIVTLMLITTFFVTSADSATFVLGMQTTKGSLNPPQYVKVIWGLFLSASAIVLMMSGGLNAMQTAIIVSAFPLTFVLIAMSFSILKDFNKEMKVVKGKQVKNK; translated from the coding sequence ATGGAAAAGGTTTCGAAAGTTTTTTGGATTTCACTTGTATTAGCTTCTATTTTTGTCGTCTGGGGTGTTGTTGCTCCGACTCAACTAGGAGAAATGATGGACGCAACAAAAGCGTACTTCTTAAGTAGTTTTGGTTGGTTTTATCAGCTCTCAGCTACATTCTTTTTAATCTTTGCGATTTTTCTTATATTTAGTAAATATGGAAAAATTAAATTAGGTGCAGATGATGACAAGCCGGAATTTAAACGTTCAACTTGGTTTGCGATGCTATTTAGTGCTGGGATGGGAATTGGCTTGTTATTCTTTGGAGTTTCTGAACCGGTGTCTCATTTCGCGAGTCCACCTATTGGAGAAGGTGGTACGGGTGAAGCGGCGAAAACGGCTCTTCGTTACACGTATCTCCATTGGGGATTTCATGCATGGGCAATCTATGCAGTCATAGCACTTGTGTTGGCCTATTATAAGTTTAGGAAAAAGCAACCTGGATTGATGAGTGTTACTCTTACTCCTTTATTGGGAGAAAGATCTAAAGGTTGGATAGGTACGATTATTGATGTGGTTGCAGTGTTTGCTACTATCTTTGGTGTTGCGGCTTCTTTAGGATTAGGAGCTGCTCAGATTAATAGTGGGCTAAGTTATATTTCAGGTATCCCGAATAATTTTACAGTTCAATTAATAATCATTTCAGTAGTGACGTTATTATTTATAATATCTGCAAGTACAGGGGTACAAAAGGGGATAAAGTATTTAAGCAATGCTAATATGGTATTAGCGGTTCTGCTCTTACTTATCTTCTTAATCATTGGACCTACACGTTTTGTTTTAGATCTATTTACAACAACTTTAGGTGGGTATATACAAAATCTCCCTAGTATGGGCTTAAGGTTGGCTCCTTTTAATGAAAATGATGCTTCGTGGATACAAGGATGGACTATTTTTTACTGGGCTTGGTGGATAGCGTGGGCTCCTTTTGTAGGAACCTTTATTGCTCGTGTATCTAAGGGGCGAACGGTAAGAGAGTTTATGGTCGCTGTCTTGGTTATTCCTACGTTAGTATGTGCGTTTTGGTTTGCGGTGTTTGGTGGAACAGGGATATATTTTGAATTTTTTGAGGGGTTAAATGTAAGTGAACAAAGTTTGGAAACAGTTCTTTTCTTTGTTTATAAACAATTGCCATTTACTGGATTACTCATCATCGTTACGTTAATGCTTATCACTACGTTCTTTGTTACATCAGCAGATTCTGCAACATTTGTCTTAGGGATGCAAACAACAAAAGGCAGTCTAAATCCTCCACAATATGTTAAAGTCATTTGGGGTCTGTTCCTATCGGCTTCAGCTATTGTGTTGATGATGTCCGGAGGGCTAAATGCGATGCAAACAGCCATTATTGTCAGTGCGTTTCCTTTGACGTTTGTATTAATTGCCATGTCTTTTTCGATCTTAAAGGACTTTAATAAAGAGATGAAAGTTGTAAAGGGAAAACAAGTAAAAAATAAATAG
- a CDS encoding metallophosphoesterase family protein, with product MKIIVVGDTHIPKRAKKIPQVIKRASLEADLMIHVGDWQTLDVYQEFLSLGNVEGVYGNVDDQELKAILPEKRILLVHSFKIGIFHGHGRTSTTEKRAIQAFENDKVDCILFGHSHIPVMKYHEDILLFNPGSATDKRKQKEFSYGILEVGEQLRAKHIFYSNRE from the coding sequence ATGAAAATTATTGTAGTAGGGGATACTCATATTCCTAAAAGAGCAAAAAAAATCCCTCAAGTCATAAAGCGAGCATCTTTGGAGGCGGACCTAATGATTCATGTAGGAGATTGGCAAACACTTGATGTATACCAAGAATTCTTATCATTAGGAAATGTGGAAGGTGTTTATGGAAATGTAGATGATCAGGAGCTGAAAGCTATTCTACCTGAGAAAAGAATACTGCTGGTTCATTCCTTTAAAATCGGTATTTTCCACGGGCATGGAAGGACTAGCACAACAGAAAAACGAGCAATACAGGCATTTGAAAATGATAAAGTAGATTGTATTTTATTTGGGCATTCTCATATTCCGGTAATGAAATATCATGAGGATATCTTACTATTTAATCCGGGGTCAGCAACAGATAAAAGAAAACAAAAGGAATTCTCATATGGAATTTTAGAAGTTGGTGAGCAACTTCGTGCAAAGCACATTTTCTATTCGAACAGAGAATGA
- a CDS encoding DUF6509 family protein: MNIIEATIEKLDDPFGILTGDRYEIFLMLDVDQDDDLFSENGMMLKLIVVVEQSNYKIAQYDFIEKSTEKIVDFALDEEEKEPVLSYCKKLIAVEESEKSEMN, encoded by the coding sequence ATGAATATTATTGAAGCTACAATTGAAAAACTAGACGATCCTTTTGGTATCCTTACAGGTGATCGTTACGAAATCTTCCTCATGTTAGATGTTGACCAGGACGATGATTTATTTAGCGAAAATGGCATGATGTTAAAACTCATAGTAGTAGTTGAACAATCAAACTACAAAATCGCTCAGTACGATTTCATTGAAAAATCTACCGAAAAAATAGTAGACTTTGCGTTAGATGAAGAGGAAAAAGAGCCTGTTCTATCATACTGCAAAAAACTTATAGCTGTAGAAGAAAGCGAAAAAAGCGAGATGAATTAA
- a CDS encoding phosphatidylglycerol lysyltransferase domain-containing protein gives MSVFRFIHKYGGDSLSHLSLLQDKDVFRSIKNSVMISYTPKGNKYYVIGDPFGEQEDLDNGLKEFMSFAKNHRMTPIFYQASSRFFHIFKENGYRIFKVGEEAKVCLETFTIQGKKSGKFRTTLNKFEREGFIFTIVYPPFTSELIEELTCISDEWLNGRKEKSFSVSSFSNEYIGFFPISTLRDRNGKLIAFASLPSDKQENETVSIDLMRSSKDSPPGAMDMVFISTFLWAKDNGFKSCSLGLSPLSNVGIGTDAALMEKIARYVFFNSCRFYNFRGLKSYKAKFATEWIPRYVVYKRTPLLLVMIKVILLVNKPIEYKRISFAEKWFSDKKIV, from the coding sequence ATGTCAGTTTTTAGGTTTATTCATAAATATGGTGGAGATTCATTATCTCATTTGAGTTTATTACAAGATAAAGATGTGTTTCGTTCAATTAAAAATTCAGTCATGATTTCTTATACTCCAAAAGGGAATAAATATTATGTTATTGGAGATCCATTTGGGGAACAAGAAGACTTAGATAATGGATTAAAGGAATTTATGTCGTTTGCAAAGAATCATCGAATGACACCGATCTTTTACCAGGCTTCTAGTCGTTTCTTTCATATTTTTAAGGAAAATGGATACCGCATCTTCAAAGTTGGTGAAGAAGCTAAGGTATGTTTAGAGACATTTACGATTCAGGGAAAGAAATCAGGGAAATTCCGAACAACTCTAAATAAGTTTGAAAGAGAAGGGTTTATATTTACTATAGTCTATCCTCCATTTACATCTGAGCTAATAGAAGAGTTAACGTGCATTTCTGATGAATGGTTAAATGGGAGAAAGGAAAAAAGCTTTTCAGTTAGTTCTTTTTCAAATGAATATATTGGTTTTTTTCCTATATCAACATTGCGAGATCGGAATGGGAAGTTGATTGCATTTGCAAGCTTACCTTCTGATAAACAAGAAAATGAGACGGTGAGTATAGACTTGATGAGATCGAGTAAAGATAGTCCTCCTGGTGCTATGGATATGGTGTTTATTTCAACCTTTTTATGGGCGAAGGACAATGGCTTTAAGTCGTGTAGTCTTGGTCTTTCACCGTTATCAAATGTAGGAATCGGAACAGATGCAGCTTTAATGGAAAAAATAGCAAGGTATGTTTTTTTTAACAGTTGTAGGTTCTATAATTTTAGAGGATTAAAGAGTTATAAAGCCAAGTTTGCCACAGAATGGATTCCGAGGTATGTGGTATATAAACGTACACCCCTCTTACTTGTAATGATTAAGGTTATCTTGCTTGTTAACAAACCGATTGAATATAAGAGAATTTCGTTTGCAGAAAAGTGGTTTAGTGATAAAAAGATTGTTTAA
- a CDS encoding H-type small acid-soluble spore protein, protein MNVNRAREISTMGEMVNVQYSGEAVYIQSVNEEQATARIFPLNNPQAEQYVPVESLTEL, encoded by the coding sequence ATGAATGTAAATAGAGCTAGAGAAATTTCGACTATGGGCGAAATGGTTAATGTTCAATATAGTGGAGAAGCGGTTTATATACAGTCCGTAAATGAAGAACAAGCTACAGCCCGTATTTTCCCATTAAATAACCCACAAGCAGAACAGTATGTTCCTGTTGAAAGTTTGACTGAGTTGTAA
- a CDS encoding cold-shock protein yields MKTTGTVKWFNSEKGFGFIEVAEGNDVFVHFSAITGEGFKTLEEGQQVEFNIVEGNRGPQADDVVKL; encoded by the coding sequence ATGAAAACGACAGGTACTGTAAAATGGTTTAACTCTGAAAAAGGGTTTGGATTTATCGAAGTTGCAGAAGGAAATGATGTATTTGTTCACTTCAGCGCTATTACTGGTGAAGGTTTTAAAACATTAGAAGAAGGTCAGCAAGTTGAATTCAACATTGTTGAAGGAAACCGTGGACCTCAAGCTGATGACGTTGTAAAATTATAA
- the modB gene encoding molybdate ABC transporter permease subunit: MNYEFWDPIFLSLRIASVASVFVMVVGTLMGHYMAKKLRRGKMIIETLLILPLVLPPSVVGFLLIILFGTNGFIGKIMMVFFQETLLFTWWAGVIAAVVVSFPLMYQVTRTGFEHVDSDIENAARVDGAGEWAVLYSITLPLTIKYILTGFVLSFTRSLGEFGATLMFAGNIPGKTQTVSTAIYVAIDSGEMTLAWLWVGAMIFISCVMLFIIQLLNRSTT, translated from the coding sequence ATGAACTACGAGTTCTGGGACCCAATCTTCTTATCATTACGCATAGCTTCTGTAGCAAGTGTATTTGTCATGGTAGTGGGTACTTTAATGGGACACTATATGGCGAAGAAATTAAGAAGAGGGAAAATGATTATTGAAACTCTTCTTATATTACCTCTTGTTCTTCCGCCTTCTGTAGTAGGATTTCTTTTAATTATACTTTTTGGCACAAATGGATTCATAGGAAAAATAATGATGGTTTTCTTTCAAGAAACTCTCTTGTTCACTTGGTGGGCTGGAGTGATAGCAGCAGTTGTTGTATCTTTCCCTCTGATGTACCAAGTAACAAGGACTGGTTTTGAGCATGTAGACTCTGATATTGAAAATGCTGCTAGAGTTGATGGAGCAGGAGAATGGGCGGTGTTATATTCCATTACTCTTCCCTTAACAATCAAATATATTCTCACCGGATTTGTATTAAGCTTCACAAGGTCGTTAGGAGAGTTTGGGGCTACCTTGATGTTCGCTGGAAATATTCCTGGGAAGACACAGACAGTTTCAACAGCTATTTATGTAGCGATTGATAGTGGAGAGATGACTTTAGCGTGGTTATGGGTTGGTGCAATGATTTTTATCTCCTGCGTTATGTTATTCATCATACAATTATTAAATAGGTCGACTACCTGA
- the modA gene encoding molybdate ABC transporter substrate-binding protein has protein sequence MKKLFQFGVCVSVFFLLVGCSLKDKRMEVTISAAASLKDALQDVELLFENETGINVNVNLASSGTLSKQIEQGAPVDVFFSADHEKMDELVKKGLIEQDSVVNLLENRLVIVVSPTLTIQSIKEVWDLERISIGTPETVPAGYYAKEVLISLNKWDELRNELFYAKDVRQVLSYVETNNVKAGIVYKTDSLVSDKVKVLDELDPSLYSEIIYPVAIVKNSQTNKEAVEFFQFLQSEEALEVFKKYGFRDYREIE, from the coding sequence ATGAAAAAGCTTTTTCAATTTGGAGTTTGCGTATCTGTTTTTTTTCTTTTAGTTGGTTGTTCATTGAAGGATAAAAGGATGGAGGTAACGATATCTGCTGCTGCTAGTTTAAAAGACGCCCTACAAGATGTTGAGCTTCTTTTTGAAAATGAAACCGGAATAAATGTGAATGTTAATCTGGCTTCTTCAGGCACATTAAGTAAACAAATTGAACAAGGTGCTCCTGTGGATGTGTTTTTTTCGGCAGATCATGAAAAAATGGACGAGTTAGTTAAGAAGGGATTGATAGAGCAGGATTCTGTGGTTAATCTCCTTGAGAATCGTTTAGTTATTGTCGTTTCTCCTACATTAACAATACAATCTATTAAAGAAGTTTGGGATCTTGAAAGGATATCAATTGGTACACCAGAGACTGTCCCAGCAGGTTATTATGCGAAGGAAGTACTAATTTCCCTAAATAAATGGGACGAATTGCGTAACGAACTTTTTTATGCAAAAGATGTTCGTCAAGTACTTTCATATGTAGAAACTAACAACGTAAAAGCAGGAATTGTTTATAAAACAGATTCACTTGTATCAGATAAAGTAAAGGTCTTAGATGAATTGGATCCATCATTATATTCAGAGATTATCTATCCGGTAGCAATAGTGAAAAACTCACAAACTAATAAAGAAGCGGTTGAGTTTTTTCAATTTTTACAAAGCGAAGAAGCATTGGAGGTCTTTAAAAAGTATGGCTTTAGGGATTATAGGGAGATAGAATGA
- the moaD gene encoding molybdopterin converting factor subunit 1, which translates to MIKVLLFAHLQEKVGQESIEVEETGLSVKRLKTIMAEKYDLGEIEHVMVAVNEEYALDDDLVQSGDVVAFIPPVSGG; encoded by the coding sequence ATGATTAAAGTTTTGTTATTTGCCCATCTTCAAGAAAAAGTAGGTCAAGAAAGTATAGAAGTAGAAGAAACGGGTCTATCTGTTAAAAGATTAAAAACAATCATGGCAGAGAAATATGATTTAGGTGAGATAGAGCATGTGATGGTTGCTGTGAATGAAGAGTATGCATTAGATGATGATCTTGTACAATCAGGTGATGTTGTAGCCTTTATTCCACCCGTTAGTGGAGGCTAA